The proteins below come from a single Chitinophaga pinensis DSM 2588 genomic window:
- a CDS encoding 2OG-Fe(II) oxygenase, whose product MMKNVAERLHSKDWQQISDDMHECGYSLIKGLLTIEECQELIELYNDKASYRKTISMERYRFGAGEYKYFRYPLPDLITTVRETVYPYLATIANKWMEVLQSSHRFPSAHSTLREQCSEKGQDKPTVLILKYGAGGFNTLHQDLYGDIWFPMQAVLFLNEPGEDYNGGEFVLTEQIPRAQSKASVISAHKGDMLLFTTNFRPVKGTRGYYRVNMKHGVSPLHSGNRHTLGIIFHDAQT is encoded by the coding sequence TGATATGCATGAGTGTGGTTACTCCCTGATAAAGGGCTTATTAACCATAGAGGAATGCCAGGAACTGATTGAATTGTATAATGACAAAGCGTCTTACCGTAAAACGATCTCCATGGAACGGTACCGTTTCGGCGCCGGAGAATATAAATACTTCCGGTACCCGTTACCGGATCTGATCACGACTGTAAGGGAAACGGTCTATCCTTATCTGGCAACCATTGCTAATAAATGGATGGAAGTCCTCCAGTCCAGTCATCGCTTTCCTTCCGCCCATTCCACGTTAAGAGAACAATGCAGCGAAAAAGGACAGGACAAACCAACCGTCCTCATCCTGAAATATGGCGCCGGTGGTTTTAATACCCTACACCAGGATTTATACGGCGATATATGGTTTCCCATGCAGGCCGTCCTCTTCCTGAATGAACCCGGTGAGGACTATAATGGAGGTGAATTTGTCCTGACAGAACAGATTCCCCGCGCACAGTCCAAAGCCAGCGTGATATCCGCTCATAAAGGCGACATGTTATTATTTACGACCAACTTCCGGCCTGTAAAAGGCACCAGGGGATATTACAGGGTGAATATGAAACATGGGGTCAGTCCTTTACATAGTGGGAACAGGCATACATTGGGTATCATTTTTCATGATGCACAGACCTGA